The Liolophura sinensis isolate JHLJ2023 chromosome 6, CUHK_Ljap_v2, whole genome shotgun sequence genomic sequence ACATATGTGCCTTGGAATCTAAAATACTATAGGTGTGTTAGTATGGAAACCCGACCTACCAGAGGCTTGATATAGGTGTGTGTGGGAATCTGATCTACCAGAGACCGGATATATAGGTAGATGTGTGAGTTAAAATTTGACAGACCCTGGTGTGATCAAGTCCTGGCATAAGTGTACACATAAGTGTAAGAGGCTTGGCatctgacatacagatatacattcaTGCAGCTGTGGGAGACCAGAAATCTGACCTACAGAGTCCTAATGTATGTGTGGGAGTCTGGAAATGCTGGAAGATGATCAGGTATGTGTGATGATGAGATTTCTTCTCCCCAACCTGCAGGGTTTTAGGATTGCCACAGGTGGAAGCATGAACAGctgaaaatgcaaaaaaaagtcACATTAACAAGTATAGGTAACAAACTTGGAGCAAGTCTTGCTCCTTAGCTCCTTGTTAAGTATCTGACAAAACATGACAGATctgtcatatgtacatatacgtgaCCTCTAATAACATCTGTTCATTGTATTAGTGCTAACAAGTAATCAACATATTTAGCTGATATACAGAACATTGTATAATGTACTCACGTGGCAGAAAGACACTTTTGTTAGCCCTTTTAGCATGTGCAGCTATACCATCAATATTAATTCCTGAAATACAAAGTTGAAACAAATGGTGTGCACACAAAAACTTGTCatcattcatatacatgtagcaaaatgcAAGTTTCACAAGGCAAATGAAGAGATGCCATGACACCAACCAATTTATTTCACAGGTTTACTTACCTGCCTAAAACAAAAGTTCATCATGTGCTACTTAATTGGTTTAGTATAATACTATTACCCATCACTAAATCAAAAACAGCCTTGCACATGTTTGGTACAGAGCAGATAAGGTTAGCAACTCgaattcatcattaaaactgaagATTACATGAGCCTGCAATTTGACCAGAGTAAACAGTAAGCATGGTGTGTCAACAAAAGTATAAATCTTACTAAATAAAAGTGAGTTCAATCTTTTGGGCCTGGGTACTATAGAGATGATGGTGAACTAAGTTTCAGGTTTAATACAAACCATACATGTTCATAATGCGTTTGCCAGAGAAGTTAACTCTGTAATATTTTGATATGTGTGACTGTTGTCCTTTTAAATCTTTCTTctaaacaatatattttttttttgagaaatgaAAAAGATCTTTACTCTGGATAGGGTAAATCATGAATTAAAAGCCTACCATACCCATATCAATAAGTGCCAGCACAACATCACTCAGCATCACACCTGTTCTCCCAGACAACTCGCTGTAACACCTTGAAGAAGCGCCCAGCCTCTGTCAGAACTAAACGCAGGTTTATTGTTAATCATAAGCACCAAAATATAATTACTGTCAACTGGATGTCACAAACATATTGAAAACATAATCACACTAGCCAACCCAATGACTTGTGGTCTGGTGAAAGTTGATTTTAGGGTGTAACTTTCCAGAGCTATGTTATACTTACTTCATTGAGAACATTTAAATACTAGTAAGCTACGTTTCCATTACTTCAAGTCTGCTCAATCCTGGGATACAATATGTTGCGCTGAAAACAAGGGCGAGCTTCATATCCCTGTCATATTGTATCCCAGCTTAACCATTTCACAAATGCCAACATGACCATCACACTggttctaaaaaaaaaaaacaccagaagCCTAATATAGGATAAGAATGCATCCATGAAATGTTGGCTGTCACTAAATGTAGGCtaacttcagaaaaaaaaataaaacctacaACTCTGAAGAGCTTCTGTCAACGTCTCCAGCACCGAGTCGTCCGCCGCTCCAAATCCTACTTCGGAACACAGCGCACCTACGGCCACCTTCAGTGCCTTTCGACGGCTTGCAAAGTAGTTGTTGGTTTCTGTTGCCATTGTAAATTATTCAGGCACTACTGAAACAGCGTTGCAACTAAAATCAGTTTCAAAACAAGCTTA encodes the following:
- the LOC135468335 gene encoding LOW QUALITY PROTEIN: transcription initiation factor TFIID subunit 8-like (The sequence of the model RefSeq protein was modified relative to this genomic sequence to represent the inferred CDS: inserted 1 base in 1 codon; deleted 1 base in 1 codon; substituted 1 base at 1 genomic stop codon), with the protein product MATETNNYFASRRKALKVAVGALCSEVGFGAADDSVLETLTEALQSFLTEAGRSSRCYSELSGRTGVMLSDVVLALIDMGINIDGIAAHAKRANKSVFLPPVHASTCGNPKTLQVGEKKSHXSHIPDHLPAFPDSHTYIRTLXTHKQPVNEYQIIREKAASQKRDVERALTRFIAKTGETQSLCKDDVSLYPLIAVRPSPRPYLAALLPKDQELDTLEHSDIQEITKMHLQNHEPTVTPLPPPTVEGDAGADSNDTDIDNPYLRPVKMPKVRKKSIR